A single Acidaminococcus sp. DNA region contains:
- a CDS encoding acyltransferase, translated as MKERNIIFDNLRGISMLGVIAIHVGDLIMESGTPYNFLYLLCEVLSRYSVPTFFFISGYGLFYRYGLTEPLPYLPFVKKRIKSIGIPYFVMSMFYLYYYSLISYTPGWWYPKHVLFTLFFGLANYHIYFLVILMWFYLLFPLWRKLMGLMERVGLKLSLTVLFVLQLLLYKGSAHFWAYPEWVVEHHWIYDLLQYRLNYFVFFYLFIFMLGGVIARHYEGFLALIREHKKALTAFFLASAAANTTIFYRWVLIHHMPLEDTTNALQQLSTPGLVYTIASVLFFSAVLEKYKKGDLPVLERISDRSFLIYLIHPFFLDQIYVFITRHICPFNQFPMPVYYVMLVVVSYIAAEILHYFIKKGKAKGLLP; from the coding sequence ATGAAAGAACGCAACATTATTTTTGATAATCTGCGCGGTATCTCCATGCTGGGCGTGATCGCTATCCACGTGGGCGACCTCATTATGGAGTCCGGGACGCCATATAATTTTCTGTACCTCCTCTGCGAAGTGCTGAGCAGGTACAGCGTACCGACCTTCTTCTTTATTTCCGGCTACGGACTGTTTTACCGTTACGGGCTCACGGAACCGCTCCCCTACCTGCCCTTTGTCAAAAAGCGGATCAAAAGCATCGGCATCCCCTACTTTGTCATGTCGATGTTTTACTTATACTATTACAGCCTGATTTCCTACACGCCGGGCTGGTGGTATCCGAAACACGTCCTCTTTACGCTGTTTTTCGGGCTTGCCAATTACCACATTTATTTTCTGGTTATCCTGATGTGGTTCTACCTGCTCTTCCCGCTCTGGAGGAAACTGATGGGCCTCATGGAGCGCGTGGGGCTGAAGCTGTCGCTTACGGTGCTCTTTGTCCTGCAGCTCCTCCTCTATAAAGGCAGCGCCCACTTCTGGGCCTATCCGGAATGGGTCGTCGAGCATCACTGGATCTATGACCTCCTGCAGTACCGACTGAATTACTTCGTGTTCTTCTATCTTTTTATTTTCATGCTGGGAGGCGTTATTGCCCGTCATTATGAAGGCTTCCTGGCGCTCATCCGGGAGCATAAGAAGGCGCTGACAGCGTTTTTCCTGGCCTCTGCCGCAGCGAACACGACAATCTTCTACCGCTGGGTGCTCATTCACCATATGCCCCTTGAAGATACGACCAATGCCCTGCAGCAGCTGAGCACGCCGGGACTCGTTTATACCATCGCTTCGGTGCTGTTTTTCAGCGCGGTTCTGGAAAAATACAAAAAAGGCGACCTGCCCGTCCTGGAACGCATTTCCGACCGTTCCTTCCTGATTTATCTGATTCACCCGTTTTTCCTGGATCAGATTTATGTGTTCATTACGCGGCACATCTGCCCGTTCAATCAATTCCCGATGCCCGTGTACTACGTCATGCTGGTCGTCGTGTCGTATATCGCGGCGGAGATTCTGCATTACTTTATTAAGAAGGGAAAAGCGAAAGGGCTGCTGCCGTGA
- a CDS encoding APC family permease has protein sequence MAEKDEKKLGLWNVVGLGVGGTIGSGIFVILGLATAKTGRSILLVTTICVFYMLFAYWYNLAMSGIFVIKGGDYSMKGMVLPALLTGYGAWSNFIWAFACTGHTLAIVSYLEELWPQIQNFEVTAGVIVLTVFTLMTARGSRFVVLFQNYVTIVLIAALALFIIFGVPHVDAAHFFDPSYDGGFFRNGIAGVISAIALMGWACQGATMGPVSVVAVTKNPKKLIPQSILVTSAIVAVIYGLMSYVAAGVLPYDQIAGQNLGVTAKVIFPAGLFAFFILGGGFCAILSSLLNTLIMIRYPLIHSAEDGWFPSIFKKQTKEGFPYVSYLLVYIMALIPILTKMSVGDAISMLMIPTMLINTFLNVYCLVLPKKYPEQFAKRSIKCPTWLYNVCCVLGGVSALAVSITLFMDLTPANAALAVLLVVLPILFSWIALKKKMVDKNVLQQRRDEIIQDALNE, from the coding sequence ATGGCTGAGAAAGATGAAAAAAAGCTGGGACTGTGGAATGTTGTCGGTCTCGGCGTCGGTGGAACGATTGGCTCCGGGATTTTCGTCATCCTGGGCCTTGCGACCGCAAAAACCGGTCGGTCCATTCTTTTGGTAACCACTATCTGCGTATTCTATATGCTTTTTGCTTACTGGTATAATCTGGCCATGTCCGGAATCTTTGTTATCAAGGGCGGCGACTACAGTATGAAGGGCATGGTGCTTCCCGCCCTGCTTACCGGCTACGGAGCCTGGTCCAACTTCATCTGGGCTTTTGCCTGCACGGGTCATACGCTGGCTATCGTCAGTTACCTGGAGGAGCTATGGCCGCAGATACAAAACTTTGAAGTGACCGCGGGCGTCATTGTCCTGACAGTCTTTACCCTCATGACGGCGCGCGGCTCCCGGTTTGTTGTACTTTTCCAGAACTACGTAACCATTGTCCTGATTGCGGCGCTGGCACTTTTCATTATTTTCGGTGTGCCTCACGTCGATGCAGCTCACTTCTTTGATCCTTCCTACGACGGCGGTTTCTTCCGTAACGGTATTGCCGGTGTCATCAGCGCCATCGCCCTCATGGGCTGGGCTTGTCAGGGAGCTACCATGGGCCCTGTCAGTGTCGTCGCAGTCACCAAGAATCCTAAAAAGCTCATTCCGCAAAGTATCCTCGTCACGAGCGCTATCGTAGCTGTTATCTATGGTCTGATGTCCTATGTAGCTGCCGGCGTACTGCCTTACGACCAGATTGCCGGTCAGAACCTTGGCGTTACGGCAAAAGTCATTTTCCCGGCCGGCCTCTTCGCCTTCTTCATTCTGGGCGGCGGCTTCTGTGCCATCCTTTCTTCTCTCCTCAATACGCTCATCATGATTCGGTATCCGCTCATTCATTCTGCGGAAGACGGCTGGTTCCCATCCATCTTCAAGAAGCAGACCAAGGAAGGGTTCCCGTACGTAAGTTATCTGCTCGTTTACATCATGGCCCTGATTCCTATCCTCACGAAGATGAGCGTAGGCGATGCCATTTCCATGCTGATGATTCCGACGATGCTCATCAATACGTTCCTCAATGTGTACTGCCTGGTACTTCCGAAAAAATATCCGGAACAATTTGCCAAACGTTCCATCAAGTGCCCGACCTGGCTGTACAACGTGTGCTGCGTCCTGGGCGGCGTGAGTGCACTCGCCGTTTCGATTACGCTCTTTATGGATTTGACGCCGGCTAATGCTGCACTTGCCGTGCTTCTGGTTGTCCTTCCGATTCTCTTCTCGTGGATTGCGCTCAAGAAGAAAATGGTGGACAAAAATGTGCTGCAGCAGCGCCGCGACGAGATTATCCAGGATGCGCTGAATGAGTAA
- a CDS encoding Rpn family recombination-promoting nuclease/putative transposase — protein sequence MKTTRAFNELTIQDNFLFERVMRNKRLCKNLIEKILQIKVKDIHYPVSEKTIHTRILSKGIRLDVYVEDDTGRIYDIEMQCTHEKDKLLAKRIRYYESLIDGEHLEKGQSYEELNDTYIIFICTFDPFHEGLPKYTFEPCCRERSSLQLDKGQTDIFLNTKGADAAEDPSLAAFLRYVDGKHIDSMDSFTKELDDEVTKVKMVDQVRREYMLLSDELKMYKRKGKEEGLQEGLKKGRNKGREIEKLNVVKKMFESGLSDDQIMKFTGYTLQDILSCREQTKER from the coding sequence TTGAAAACCACCAGAGCATTTAATGAACTAACGATCCAAGACAATTTCTTATTTGAACGCGTCATGCGAAACAAACGGCTTTGTAAAAACTTAATCGAAAAAATCCTGCAAATCAAAGTAAAAGACATACACTATCCGGTCTCGGAGAAAACAATCCACACCAGAATTTTATCAAAAGGTATTCGGCTAGACGTATATGTGGAAGATGATACGGGCCGAATCTATGACATCGAGATGCAGTGTACTCATGAGAAAGATAAGTTACTGGCAAAACGTATTCGTTACTACGAATCTCTCATCGATGGCGAACATTTAGAAAAGGGACAATCCTATGAAGAGCTGAATGATACATACATCATTTTTATTTGTACATTCGATCCTTTCCATGAAGGATTGCCAAAATACACATTTGAACCTTGCTGTAGAGAACGTTCTAGTTTACAATTGGATAAAGGGCAAACGGATATTTTCTTAAATACCAAAGGTGCCGATGCTGCTGAAGATCCATCACTGGCGGCCTTTCTCAGGTACGTGGATGGCAAGCACATTGACAGCATGGATAGTTTCACAAAGGAACTTGATGATGAAGTCACCAAGGTAAAGATGGTTGATCAAGTGAGGAGGGAGTATATGCTGCTTTCCGATGAACTTAAAATGTATAAGAGAAAGGGAAAAGAAGAAGGACTTCAAGAAGGTCTGAAAAAAGGAAGAAATAAAGGCCGGGAAATTGAAAAGTTGAATGTCGTTAAAAAGATGTTTGAGTCCGGATTATCAGATGATCAAATCATGAAGTTTACCGGCTACACCCTTCAAGATATCCTATCTTGCCGTGAACAGACAAAAGAAAGATAA
- a CDS encoding helix-turn-helix domain-containing protein, translating into MEEVNYSQKIGEQIRKYRKQRGLSLQNLSQRIHKGHATLSKYESGQIIMDVNTLYDIAHALHVRVEQLIYAEPVAGSLDNNMGIPKFFQGVRQFYMYYYDGRINAINRSVVDILERSGDNTFRIMMYMNISDYASYLDCEHTFSGVMQHFDSLTNMHLVNRDTPMDELNLCILATYLDEPKKWGMVSGVSSRPLMPTAARVLVTKVKCKENKELIDSLKISKDDIKKLKLYNMLVVT; encoded by the coding sequence ATGGAAGAGGTCAATTACTCACAAAAAATCGGGGAACAGATCCGGAAGTACAGAAAACAAAGAGGCCTGTCACTGCAGAACCTTTCGCAGAGGATTCATAAGGGGCATGCGACGCTTTCCAAATACGAGAGCGGGCAGATCATCATGGATGTGAACACCCTTTATGATATTGCCCATGCGCTGCATGTCAGAGTGGAGCAGCTCATCTACGCTGAACCCGTTGCCGGTTCGCTTGACAACAATATGGGAATTCCTAAGTTTTTTCAGGGCGTCCGGCAGTTTTATATGTACTATTATGATGGCAGGATCAACGCTATTAACCGCAGTGTGGTCGATATTCTTGAACGGTCAGGGGACAATACGTTCCGCATCATGATGTATATGAACATTTCCGACTATGCTTCCTATCTTGATTGTGAGCATACCTTTTCCGGTGTCATGCAGCATTTTGATTCCCTGACAAATATGCATCTTGTGAACCGCGACACGCCGATGGATGAACTCAATCTGTGCATTTTGGCGACGTACCTGGATGAACCGAAAAAATGGGGCATGGTAAGCGGGGTTTCTTCCCGTCCTTTGATGCCAACCGCGGCTCGCGTGCTCGTCACCAAAGTAAAATGCAAAGAGAATAAAGAGCTCATCGATTCCCTTAAGATTTCCAAGGATGATATCAAAAAGTTAAAACTATATAATATGCTCGTCGTGACCTGA
- a CDS encoding MBL fold metallo-hydrolase translates to MELTYYGHSFFTLKSDEGITIAMDPFDDSVGYPLPQVKAQLVLTSHDHFDHNNSSLIEDKRLVICGPGEFSYGPVRVMGIPAYHDAEQGKLRGKNTIYRIEVDGVAFCHCGDLGHLLDHQTRETLGKIDVLLVPVGGISTIDAHEAAILCHQIKPKLVIPMHYKTPCLTFELGELEPFLEEMHAPAKNQKHTFFISKYALPDNLRIVIPSFMEP, encoded by the coding sequence ATGGAACTTACTTACTATGGACATTCTTTTTTTACATTGAAGTCGGATGAAGGGATAACGATTGCAATGGATCCTTTTGATGACTCTGTCGGATATCCGCTGCCTCAAGTTAAGGCGCAGCTTGTCCTCACATCACATGATCATTTTGACCACAACAATAGTAGTTTGATTGAAGATAAACGGCTGGTCATATGCGGTCCGGGAGAGTTTTCCTATGGTCCGGTGCGTGTTATGGGAATCCCTGCTTACCATGACGCCGAGCAGGGAAAACTTCGAGGGAAAAACACGATTTACAGGATTGAAGTCGATGGCGTTGCGTTCTGCCATTGCGGGGATCTGGGACATCTTCTTGATCATCAGACGCGGGAGACTTTAGGAAAAATCGACGTTCTTCTGGTTCCTGTCGGCGGGATCTCTACTATTGATGCACATGAAGCAGCAATTCTCTGTCATCAGATCAAACCGAAGCTCGTCATTCCCATGCACTATAAGACGCCTTGCCTTACCTTCGAATTAGGGGAGCTGGAGCCGTTTCTGGAAGAAATGCATGCTCCGGCTAAGAACCAAAAACATACATTTTTCATCTCGAAGTATGCGCTGCCGGATAATCTTCGAATCGTTATTCCAAGTTTTATGGAGCCTTAA
- a CDS encoding LysR family transcriptional regulator: MDIRQMKYFLAVAEEGLITTAAERLHMTQSPLSQQMITLEKEIGVPLFKRTKKKMILTEAGKVLRHKAKLIVELSDQAVYDVRDVGNGMGQRITIGSINSSGRSLFPMLVKSFKEQYPRIQFDLRQGNTHQILDWIDHEIVHLGFIRYPVDSERYHCLVLPPERQIVIASKKWIGNDSLPSRLEDLVQSPVLLHRRYASAFLSYFQEKGLSPYVRLTSDEIIPLLTWADCGLGIAIVPEFSKAFLAPDKFIIQPIQIPMNPVETSALIWQRKGNLPTAVRSFIGAFQEMLKKTFPVDSL, from the coding sequence ATGGATATCAGACAAATGAAATACTTTTTAGCAGTTGCCGAAGAAGGACTCATCACCACAGCTGCAGAACGACTTCATATGACCCAGTCTCCACTGAGTCAGCAAATGATTACCCTCGAAAAAGAAATAGGCGTTCCCCTTTTCAAGAGGACGAAAAAGAAGATGATACTGACAGAAGCGGGTAAAGTTCTTCGCCATAAGGCGAAGCTCATCGTGGAGCTATCTGATCAAGCAGTTTATGATGTAAGGGACGTTGGAAACGGTATGGGGCAGCGCATTACCATCGGCAGTATCAACTCTTCAGGCCGCAGCCTCTTTCCCATGTTGGTAAAAAGCTTTAAGGAGCAATATCCAAGAATTCAATTTGATTTACGGCAGGGTAATACCCATCAGATTCTTGATTGGATTGATCATGAAATCGTTCATCTGGGCTTTATTCGTTATCCTGTGGACAGTGAGCGCTATCACTGCCTTGTCCTGCCTCCAGAGCGGCAAATCGTCATTGCATCCAAAAAATGGATTGGGAATGACTCCCTGCCCTCCAGGCTCGAAGATTTAGTACAATCCCCTGTCTTACTGCACCGCAGATATGCCTCAGCCTTTCTTTCCTACTTTCAAGAAAAAGGCCTTTCTCCTTATGTGCGCCTCACGAGTGATGAAATTATCCCACTCCTGACATGGGCTGATTGTGGACTCGGGATAGCTATTGTTCCTGAATTTTCCAAAGCCTTTCTTGCTCCTGATAAATTTATAATTCAGCCCATCCAAATTCCCATGAACCCAGTAGAAACCAGTGCCCTCATCTGGCAAAGGAAAGGAAACCTCCCTACTGCCGTACGTTCCTTTATTGGGGCCTTTCAGGAGATGCTCAAGAAAACCTTCCCTGTTGATTCCTTATAG
- the trkA gene encoding Trk system potassium transporter TrkA has protein sequence MQIIVVGCGKVGRNIVTQLIKEDNNVTVIDTNADLVRTLSTNYDVMGIVGNGSSFNILSQADLKHTDMLIAVTESDEVNLLTCVIAKLNNSRVHTIARVRSPHYSAESHFLQKGLNLSMTINPELESAKEMARILNFPQAIDIFSFAKDRIDMLRFRVPKNSVLIGRSLKEIAQLTTNNLLVCIIERSSGIIVPNGDTVIASGDILTIIAMPSDVEVFFKKIGVKTNKAENVTIVGGGDTSYYLAKLLTERGTRVTIIEKDMKRCEELVELLPGVIVDCGDGTDRDFLEEEHLENTDGFVACTGIDEVNVILSLFVMKKVRKKVVTKLNHVDFGEILDSLQLDSVINPKELTAQKIVQYVRAAGNSMESNVETLYRLLNGRVEAMEFNIERDSLIVHQKLSEMKIKKNVIIAGILRNGKLIIPGGQDEFMAGDTVIVVTTHIGFHDIYNILQ, from the coding sequence ATGCAAATTATTGTTGTTGGCTGTGGCAAAGTAGGACGGAATATCGTCACACAGCTCATCAAAGAAGATAATAATGTGACGGTAATCGACACCAACGCCGATCTTGTCAGGACGCTGTCCACGAACTATGACGTCATGGGAATCGTCGGCAATGGCTCGAGCTTTAACATCCTGAGCCAGGCTGATCTGAAGCATACGGACATGCTCATTGCCGTTACGGAAAGTGACGAAGTCAACTTGCTGACGTGCGTCATTGCCAAACTGAACAATAGTCGTGTCCATACGATTGCCCGCGTCAGAAGCCCTCACTATTCTGCAGAAAGTCACTTCCTGCAGAAGGGGCTGAACCTGTCGATGACCATCAATCCGGAGCTCGAATCCGCGAAGGAAATGGCCCGGATCCTGAATTTCCCGCAGGCTATCGATATCTTCAGCTTTGCCAAGGACCGTATTGATATGCTGCGCTTCCGCGTTCCGAAGAATTCTGTACTTATCGGCAGATCCCTTAAGGAAATTGCACAGCTGACGACCAACAATCTGCTCGTCTGCATCATCGAACGCAGCAGCGGCATCATCGTCCCTAACGGCGATACCGTCATTGCTTCGGGAGATATCCTGACGATTATTGCCATGCCGAGCGATGTCGAAGTTTTCTTTAAGAAAATTGGCGTAAAAACGAATAAAGCTGAAAATGTAACCATCGTCGGCGGCGGGGATACGTCTTATTACCTGGCGAAACTGCTCACGGAACGGGGCACCCGCGTGACGATTATCGAAAAGGATATGAAGCGCTGCGAAGAACTCGTAGAACTTCTGCCGGGCGTCATCGTGGACTGCGGCGACGGTACGGACCGCGATTTCCTGGAGGAAGAGCACCTGGAGAATACGGACGGCTTCGTAGCCTGCACGGGCATTGACGAAGTCAACGTCATTCTCTCCCTTTTCGTAATGAAGAAAGTCAGAAAAAAGGTCGTCACGAAGCTGAACCATGTGGATTTCGGAGAAATTCTCGATTCGCTTCAGCTCGACAGTGTCATCAATCCGAAGGAATTGACGGCGCAGAAAATCGTTCAGTATGTCCGCGCGGCCGGAAACAGTATGGAGTCCAACGTGGAAACGCTGTATCGTCTCCTGAACGGGCGCGTCGAAGCCATGGAATTCAATATCGAAAGGGATTCTTTGATTGTTCATCAGAAACTGAGTGAGATGAAGATCAAGAAGAACGTCATTATTGCCGGTATCCTGCGCAACGGGAAACTCATTATCCCGGGCGGCCAGGATGAATTCATGGCGGGGGATACGGTTATTGTCGTGACGACGCATATCGGCTTCCACGATATTTATAATATCTTGCAGTAA
- a CDS encoding sulfite exporter TauE/SafE family protein — protein MDNMFLLSGVGFLIGVLIISLGGGGGGIYVGILTAFFQVPPAVAASTSLATIIPTTAIGSISHYRNGNVHVRYGLIMMASAVVGAIVGSYCSDLLPQSYYLKITGILLLVLAVQMIMGYVKKRKNHFAAPENQKGSTVSRPLSARAIVTASIYGLLGGLMSGLVGVSGSLPIVSGLTVLGCSALQVVGTSVFVLVGISISGFAMHLGLGNVNWTLVCYLSAGTIVGAFVGPMILKRIDAKKLEVALPPILIVLTVVMGVIILMK, from the coding sequence ATGGATAATATGTTTCTCTTATCCGGTGTTGGTTTCCTCATTGGTGTACTGATTATCTCTCTTGGCGGCGGTGGCGGAGGAATCTATGTGGGAATCTTGACTGCATTTTTCCAGGTTCCGCCTGCTGTGGCCGCATCTACTTCGCTTGCGACCATCATTCCGACCACGGCTATTGGTTCCATCAGTCATTATCGCAATGGAAATGTCCACGTTCGCTACGGCCTTATTATGATGGCAAGTGCTGTTGTGGGCGCTATCGTTGGTTCTTATTGTTCCGATTTGCTTCCGCAAAGCTATTATCTCAAGATTACTGGTATCCTGCTGCTTGTATTGGCGGTTCAGATGATTATGGGATATGTAAAGAAAAGAAAGAATCATTTTGCTGCCCCCGAGAATCAGAAGGGCAGCACAGTCAGCCGGCCACTTTCGGCGCGTGCGATTGTGACGGCTTCTATTTACGGTCTTCTGGGCGGCCTCATGTCAGGCCTTGTCGGCGTTAGCGGTTCCCTTCCTATTGTGTCAGGATTGACCGTCCTGGGGTGCTCTGCACTTCAGGTTGTCGGTACGTCGGTCTTTGTCCTGGTCGGTATTTCTATTTCCGGGTTTGCCATGCATCTGGGCCTTGGCAACGTGAACTGGACACTGGTGTGCTACTTGTCAGCCGGTACGATTGTAGGTGCTTTTGTAGGGCCTATGATTTTGAAGCGTATTGATGCCAAAAAATTAGAAGTGGCTCTGCCTCCCATTCTTATTGTTTTGACTGTCGTTATGGGTGTCATTATCCTCATGAAATAA
- a CDS encoding PatB family C-S lyase, whose translation MKKYNFDEIIDRNHTDAMNVEGFRTYIFNDPEKKKVFAYKDDEFIRMWVADMEFAVADEIIDGIKERLKQRIFGYTQLSRDSYFKAFDQWTESRYGWKFDKHDIFTSGGVVPAIFELVDYITNPYEKVLIMTPSFGQFANAAKFHNRELVCTDLVEKDMYYTVDFEDFERKASDPNTTLFIFCNPQNPTGRVWTEEELRKIGEICRKYDLYVISDEIHCDLIRKGQKHIPLVKVMPDYNKIITCMAPSKTFNVAGFMFSNIIIPNKKIRAIWQAKHYAYDNPLSIAAAEAAYAHGANWLDQLQDYLDGNFRYLKEFLAEKLPKAKFRIPEATYLAWVDIGAYLPKDTNLSEFFANKAGVLLEGGNASFVHNADSLIRLNLAMPRSELKKGMERIADALQKVER comes from the coding sequence ATGAAGAAATATAATTTTGACGAAATTATCGATCGTAACCATACGGATGCCATGAACGTGGAAGGGTTCCGCACCTATATTTTCAACGATCCGGAAAAGAAAAAGGTCTTTGCCTACAAAGATGATGAATTTATCCGGATGTGGGTGGCAGATATGGAATTTGCCGTGGCCGATGAAATCATCGATGGCATCAAGGAACGCCTGAAACAGAGAATCTTTGGATATACGCAGCTGTCCCGCGATTCCTATTTCAAAGCATTTGATCAATGGACGGAGAGCCGCTACGGCTGGAAATTCGACAAGCATGACATCTTTACGAGCGGCGGCGTGGTACCTGCCATTTTCGAACTGGTGGACTATATTACGAACCCTTATGAAAAGGTGCTCATCATGACACCGTCCTTCGGGCAGTTCGCCAATGCGGCCAAGTTCCATAACCGGGAGCTCGTCTGCACGGACCTTGTCGAAAAGGATATGTATTATACGGTGGATTTCGAGGACTTCGAAAGAAAGGCCTCCGACCCGAACACGACGCTCTTCATCTTCTGCAATCCGCAGAACCCGACCGGACGCGTCTGGACGGAAGAAGAGCTTCGGAAAATCGGGGAAATCTGCAGAAAGTACGACCTTTATGTGATTTCCGATGAAATTCACTGCGATTTGATTCGTAAAGGGCAGAAGCATATTCCGCTTGTGAAAGTGATGCCGGATTACAATAAGATTATCACCTGCATGGCTCCCAGCAAGACCTTCAACGTGGCCGGGTTCATGTTCTCCAATATCATCATTCCGAACAAAAAGATCCGTGCCATCTGGCAGGCAAAGCACTACGCCTACGATAACCCGCTGAGCATTGCCGCGGCAGAAGCTGCTTACGCACATGGTGCCAACTGGCTGGATCAGCTGCAGGATTACCTGGACGGCAACTTCCGGTATCTGAAGGAATTCCTCGCAGAAAAACTTCCGAAAGCAAAATTCCGCATCCCGGAAGCAACCTACCTTGCCTGGGTTGATATCGGCGCGTATCTGCCGAAAGACACGAACCTTTCCGAGTTCTTTGCCAACAAGGCCGGCGTACTGCTGGAAGGCGGAAACGCTTCCTTCGTACATAATGCCGACTCCCTGATTCGCCTGAATCTTGCCATGCCTAGGTCCGAACTGAAAAAAGGCATGGAAAGAATCGCTGATGCTCTGCAAAAGGTGGAACGGTAA
- a CDS encoding AEC family transporter gives MEHFLQMLNIQMMLFVYMLVGYGCRKFGILKEEARDGFTEFVIYITLPCMIYQSFQIALTMDTLQKGALSLFVATAVEVLSLLISKVAFRFCRPDEIPIMRYGTLVSNSGFAGLPVIENSYGTQGLFYASIYIIPTRILMWSAGISLFTTAPRWERFKMVMLNPGIIAVELGFLRMGLHLELPPVLDRSVQALAECTTPLAMTIVGMILADIPLKSILSGKALLLSAIRQLVMPLMLLFALNRAGVDHLLTSVAVILTGMPIGSTTAILAAKYGANAEFASKCVFLSTVTSLITVPVLALFL, from the coding sequence ATGGAACATTTCCTGCAGATGCTGAATATTCAGATGATGCTTTTTGTCTACATGCTTGTGGGATATGGCTGCCGTAAATTTGGCATCCTGAAGGAAGAAGCGCGGGACGGCTTTACGGAGTTCGTTATTTATATTACCCTGCCGTGCATGATTTACCAGTCTTTCCAGATTGCCCTCACCATGGATACGCTGCAAAAAGGCGCCCTCAGTCTTTTTGTGGCGACGGCGGTAGAAGTCTTGTCACTGCTCATTAGCAAAGTTGCTTTTCGGTTCTGCAGGCCCGATGAAATTCCGATTATGCGCTATGGAACACTCGTTAGTAATTCCGGGTTTGCCGGACTGCCGGTCATTGAAAATAGCTACGGTACGCAGGGCCTTTTCTATGCCAGCATTTATATCATCCCGACGCGCATCCTGATGTGGAGTGCCGGCATCAGTCTTTTTACGACGGCACCGCGCTGGGAACGCTTTAAAATGGTCATGCTGAATCCGGGCATTATCGCTGTAGAGCTTGGCTTTTTGCGGATGGGCCTCCATCTTGAACTGCCTCCGGTGCTGGACCGTTCCGTGCAGGCACTGGCAGAATGTACGACGCCGCTTGCCATGACCATCGTAGGAATGATTCTCGCGGACATCCCGCTTAAGTCGATTTTGTCCGGCAAGGCACTTCTATTGTCGGCTATCCGCCAGCTTGTGATGCCGCTTATGCTCCTTTTCGCACTGAACCGGGCCGGCGTCGACCATCTGCTCACCAGTGTAGCCGTCATATTGACCGGTATGCCCATCGGTTCGACGACCGCCATCCTCGCAGCCAAGTATGGAGCGAATGCCGAATTTGCTTCGAAGTGTGTGTTTTTGTCGACGGTGACTAGTTTGATCACCGTACCTGTGTTGGCTTTGTTTTTATAA